CTGTTGTTGAAGATAAAAGTTATTTTAAAAAATGTCTTGAAGATATTAAAAAACAAATAAGCTGTTAAAAGAAATTGTATGCTGTTGAAAAAAACTGATGGGAAAGAGAAGGTTTCAGAAAGCAAATGAACCGTCAGTGACGGTATCAGAAGCTTCCTCTCCGTCGGGGTCTCAGACAACAAGGAGACGAAGGGGAAGGCCGAGGAAGAATCTTGAGAGTTCAGAAGATTTCAATAAGGAAGAATCCGAAGAAGACGAAGACTACGAAGAAGAAGAAGTTGAGATTATTAACAGAGAGAAACAGAAGAGGAAAGTTAGACGTAGCACTAGTGTGGAAGAAGAGCAAAAGTGGAAACATGAAGACTTACCGAATGAGGAGGATGAGAAGAAGCCGGACACGACGGTGAAGGCGGTTGCACCGCTGTCACATAGACGGTCGAGGAGGAAGAACACACCGGTGAAGAGCTGGTATCAATAGGCTTAAAATATTGTGCGTGTTCATCGTTTAACTATTGTTGTTATAAATTAGTTAAGAACCATGATGGGAAGAAGACCTTTGATTTATAATTTCATGAATCAGATAAAAACAAGTTTTGCCAACAACGGTTTGGTTTTAGAGAATAATTTATGGCGATTTGAAATTAACTAAAAATTAATTGTTTCATAAATAATGCTTGATAGGGTTTTAAGTTGTGGTAGGTTTTTTTAATGTTTGATTTATGTATTTGATGGTAACGTCACTTTAGGATATTTGAATGATACCAAAAAGATGCACACGGTGAATAGATAAGTTAAGAAACTAATGGATATTGCTGGTGTAAGGGCATTGCAGTAGAGCCTAACTCCAAATCCTAAGTAAAAAATTATAAAATTTCACGCTATATTAAGGATTAGCCTCTTCTTATCCTTATATAAGTATCAATCCGTGAGAAATATTGTCATTGTTTGCGGATCCCGCTGTTAAGTGGCGACTTGCCATCGGTTATTTTTCTTTTTTTTGTTGAAAAATAAATAATAATAAAAAAATAAAAAAGTGAATTTTTAAGGATTATCCACGGTTGCACATGGTCAACTTGTCTATTATTAAAAGGTAAAGCTAGATTTAATAGAACTTGCTGTATTTATCATTCAACTAATTAATCAGTATAAAGAGTGTAGACCATAGAAGAAAATAAACTATGTGATCTAACATCCAAAAGAAAATAAAGTGGAGAAATCAATTTAGCCACACTAATTATATTCAAAGAATCAAGAAGCAAACGTCTAATTTGGTAAATATCATCCGAAGCCAAGAACACGCAATAGACGATATCGATAAGAGGATGACCAAGACCAACCATAGTGCAAGAAACAGATCTTATAATCTAACACAAAGCTATAAAACATACAGAGAACATGATTGTTCATGTACATAACTAAGAAATTCAAATTGTCTATTTAAAGAAGTAATATTTTTTTTTCAGTAAACATTACAGTTGAATCTATCTACAGTAGTCATAATCTATAACATGACTCTTTATTAGTTTAGCAATCACATATGCCCGTTTCTTAGAAACACTCCTATAATTTTCTGTGATAGTAACCCAGTGTTACTTTGCCTTAGCAACAAACTAAAAACTTGAGGATTTTGTAATAAACTAAAGTCAAGAACTTCCAAATCTACCACCTATTAAAGAACACAACGGTTCCTATTAACCGAAACAAAACCTTAGATAGAAGAGAATATCAGAGCACCTATTCCACATGGCTACAACAGGACTTTAGATACTTCTAATTTCTTGAATTTGACATTAATCCTAGAAAATCAAGAAAGGTGAATTGCACATTCTAACTGAGTAATACTAGGAGACCAAGGGATAGGCTGTAACAATTATAGAGTGTAACGAAGTAATTAACATCAGCATATGAGAATTGTGAACTTGTCATTTCACATGTTTAGAAATGATCACAAAGGGTTTAGAGTAATAAAACAAAGCCTAAACACTCAAGATTCAAGAAAACTATTACCACAAGCAGCAAGATACATCATACATAAAGTAACAATATAAACACGAAATAAAATATAACTTTTTACGAAAGGATATATTACCAATCAGTTTAGAATTCTACAGATACTTAATCACAAATAGTTAGTAAGTATATGAAAAGACTTTTTAAGAAACATTTCTGATGCTTAAATAATATTTTCTTGTAAGGATTAACAAGCAATAAGTTTCTACAATCTCACGAATACTAGACCAATGACAAAAATATTGCCAAGACTCATAGACTTGATAACAGATAAAAATCACTGTTACTGTAAAAACTCAAGTCAATGTATACAATTTATAGAATCTAACACAGTAATCGTTAGCTTACTATGCAGAGTTGTGATTAAGTCATTTTCACATGTTTACAATGATCACTGAGGATTAAGACTTGAGAATATAACACAAGGCAGAAACATTCAATATCCAAGGAAATTACAACCACATTCTGCAGGAGACTCTCACCTACGTCGATCTAGAAGTGACCTCATAAAAATAAGATACATTATAATACATACAAACACCAAACCAATTTAAAATAGTAACTTTTTCTAATCAACATACATATTACTAACGCAGTTTAGAATGATCACTGAGAGTAAGAGGAGCATACACACAAAACGGATACATTCAAAATTCAAGGACTAAATACTCACACAATCTATATGATTTTCACCTGTTGATCTACAAGAGACTCTAAAATATAATAGTTACATTTGTTTATCTAAAGAGAGACCTTATTCATAAAAGCACCAAACTAAATAGATACTAACAACATGATGGAATCTCTCACCTATGTTGATTTACCAGAGAATCCAAGATACATTGATTTCATAACATGAGAGACCTTATAATACATACAAGCAACAAATAAAGAGATTCTAACAAGTTTAGAATGACCACTGATGGTTAAACGCGTGACACAAATCAAAAACATTCAAGATTCAAAGAAAAACTACTACCACAGTTTACAGGAGTCTCTCACCTACGTTGATCTAGAAGAGACTCCTAGATACTTTATACGTCCAAGCACCAAATTAAAGATAACAGAGATTAAACATTGTAAACACAATGTAATGTTCCAATATTAAAAAAAGAATCTACTTGCTCATCAATGGATATGTTGGCAGTCAGTTTTTAGAATCTCGTGGATGCTAAATCAATGATAAACGTTGTCACTTACTTAGATTAAACATTGTAAACACAATGTAATGTTCCAATATTAAAAAAAGCATCTACTTGCTCATCAATGGATATGTTAGCAGTCAGTTTTTAGAATCTCGTGGATGCTAAATCAATGAGAGAAACGTTGTCACTTACTTAGTTTGTATTCATATATATGTAAGAATATCAAATTGTAAGAGAAAAAGTGGAGAAAAGCATATACCTGAACAAGCGTCAATGAGGATATGAACAATACCTAAACAAATGTAACTGGTCTTCACTTGATAATTGAATGTATCAACTAAGTAACAAACAAGTTTTGAAAAGCACATACCTGTCAAAGAAATCTGATACATTTGGAATCGTCTCCGAGTCTTCTGAAGCACATACAAAACCTGAGGAAATCATAAATCTAATTAGTCTTTAGTTGACGCAAAATGCCTCATAGTTACCCTGTTAGTGGTAAAATAAGGTTATATATCCACAGTCTTTTTCTTAAGGCTTGCTTTATGGGACTGAATGTTTTTTC
This genomic interval from Brassica oleracea var. oleracea cultivar TO1000 chromosome C2, BOL, whole genome shotgun sequence contains the following:
- the LOC106327117 gene encoding uncharacterized protein LOC106327117, with the translated sequence MGKRRFQKANEPSVTVSEASSPSGSQTTRRRRGRPRKNLESSEDFNKEESEEDEDYEEEEVEIINREKQKRKVRRSTSVEEEQKWKHEDLPNEEDEKKPDTTVKAVAPLSHRRSRRKNTPVKSWYQ